In the Schistocerca nitens isolate TAMUIC-IGC-003100 unplaced genomic scaffold, iqSchNite1.1 HiC_scaffold_519, whole genome shotgun sequence genome, ggccaaggccaagtcgccgtcgaaggcgaagaaggccgcgaaggttccgacgaagaagccgaaggcgccgcgcccgaagaaggcgacgacgccgtctaaggcgaaggcttcgcccaagaagaagaagtgaagttaaagtaaagaaaggaaaggggaaggaagggaagggctggcgcttgaccccgtcgtcccccacccccctcccccgcgtcgtctagtggcgcgcgatggcacggctgcgcgcggcccaaaacggcccttctcagggccatcagaggacgtcgggaaggcgttgattgtcgtgcttggcgcgttgtgttgtcttgtttgggtggccgtgcgtgcatgcgccggggtgtgtgtgtgtgtgtgtgtgtgtgtgtgtggggttggttggtgtttgtgtggcgtttctgtatgacccttgtgggtactgtgtgcgtgccgtggtggttggattgtggggccggtggcggtaggcggcggcgcgcggtagcggagcggttgtggccgttttgttttgtgttttgtattttgtgcggcggccgacggttggtttctcatgtttctggagactctgtttgtttgcttgctttgcggatggcgcgtcttgtttgttatgtgtgtgtcctctctgtgtgaaagggggacggggacgttgagacgtggaagtggccggcgggaattgggaaggcgcggtggcgcctcggagacggcggcggccagccacccgtggtgacgtcgtccggctgtttgtttgtgtgtatttgaaggggtggggtgggatgacgtcgattgtgattgttggcgagagcggctgtgtacgggagggagggtggggaattgtggtggttgttttaacggggctagagagagaggctgggcggcaagaccgacaaaagttttgctcgcgacggagagatgttagtggccctgaaaagggccgttttttttgtgttgcgcgcgtgcggtgccgtgccgcggctaagcggtttaggcgcgctcgccgcggatgcggcgcgcgagctggatgtccttgggcatgatggtgacgcgcttggcgtggattgcgcacaggttggtgtcttcgaagaggccgacgaggtaggcctcgctggcctcctgcagggccatgactgcggagctctggaagcgcaggtcggtcttgaagtcctgggcgatctcgcgcactaggcgctggaacggcagcttgcggatgagcagctctgtgctcttctggtagcgcctgatttctcgcagggcgacggtgcccggcctgtagcggtggggcttcttgacgccgccggtggcgggcgcgctcttcctcgccgccttggtggcgagctgtttgcgcggcgcctttccgccggtggacttgcgggccgtttgctttgtgcgggccatagcggttagcggtgcgtgcggtagcgaagcgtccggtgctgccttgacaacgggcccgcgcgggcccgtgctgcgcttatatgccctcggtgcgcgtggtgggggcgCGGCCTCCTTTCGTCTGGACTGGGTGTGGAACATCCCAGGCTATCGTGAACGTAGGGTTTACCAAGAGGCATTTCCTACCAAGGCTGCAGGGTGTGGGTGGTGGTGGACAGCGCGGGTGATAACTGGAAATCGCAGAGAGGAATAAGTGGTGGTGAGGCTTCGGGGCTGACCTGACTATTCGATCAGGGCAACGGGCCGCCTATAGTGGTCGTGAATGTCATTATGGCGTCCTAACCTCCGGACGAGGGGATTGTCTGAAGTGCGGGTGGCAGTATAAAACCGGCGCGCTGCATCTTGAAATCTCTCCCGGACGAGGGGTTCCTCAGCCGCCTGATGGAGGGGGCGATGAGGGAAATCACGCGGCACATGGTAAATCCGGCGCAAGAGCTTGTTTTGTAGTTGCTGAAGCCTCTGAATGTGAGAGGGGGCTGCATTGCCCCAGACTGCACAGGCATAGTCCATGACCGGACGAATGCACGTGCGATAGAGATGCAGGCCGTTGGCGACAGGGAGGGAGGAGGTTTCGTTGAGCATGGGGTACAATGCCCCAGCCCTCTGAGATGTCTTCCGGTGTACAGCAGTGACGTGAGCCTTCCATGTCAGGGTGCGATCGAGAATGACCCCGAGGTAGGTAGCAGTCGTGGACCAGGCGATGGCCTGATTACAAAGCACCAGCGGCGGCACGTCAGGCGGGAGACGGCgagtgaggagcatcgcctgagatTTGGTAGCGTTGAAGCCGATCCTCCAGTCGGCGGCCCAGCGCTCGAGGTCCTGCAGAGCAGCTTGCAGACGTCGGAGGACGGCGTCGATGTTGCGATGGCGCGAGAAGAGGgccgtgtcatcagcatagatggcACGACCAACCCTCGGGGAAATCGGCAGGTCAGAGGTGTAGACAGTATACAATATCGGGCCCAGAACGCTCCCTTGCGGCACTCCAGCAAGGACCGGGCGAACAGAGGAAGTCGTGCTTCCAACTCGGACGACAAAAGTACGGCCCTCAAGGTAGTTGCCAAGTAGGCGGACGAAGCACGAAGGGATGCCGAGATGGAACAACTTGAAGAGCAGGCCGTGGTGCCAGACGGTGTCAAAGGCCTTGGACACATCAAGCAGGACAAGGCCGCAAAACTCCCGATTGTTGAAGGCCAGTGTCGCCTCCTCGACGACGCGGAGCAACTGTTGAGTGGTGGAGTGGTGCTGGCGGAAGCCAAACTGTTCCCGAGGAATGATGTTGTCCTGGTGAAGCAGCCGGCCGAACCGAGAGAGGAGGATTCTCTCGAAAACTTTGCTCAACGTCGGGAGGAGACTGATGGGGCGATAATGCTCCGGTACTGTCCTGTTTTTGCCCGGCTTCGGGACCGCCACAACGACAGCCTTCTTCCAAGCTTCTGGGTACTGCAGTTGGTCAAAGATGGCGTTGAAGAGAGCGACCACATACAAGACGGCAAGCCGGGGCAGCATGCGGAGGACTCTCCCGTCAACGTTGTCGTGCCCCGGGGCCTTCTTCTGGGGAAGCCGTCGAAGATGGTCAGTGACCTCCCTTTCCGACGTCGGGACAATGGTGGCGTCACCGTGGTCGCCGTGGAGGAAGGCGGCAAGTCGGGTCTCAACCATGCGGACGTTCTCGTGGTTGACCGGCGCCGCAAGGGGCTGGAAGTTGGCCTCGAAAGTCGTCGCTAGGGCCTCGGCTTTAGCGGCAGGCGTGTAGGCTTGACCATCCGGTGTTGTGAGCGGCGGCAGGTGTGGGCGATGCCGTGTGAGGAAACGGACCAACTCCCACGTGTCGGCCCCAGGATCGACTGAGGCAAGCCTCTCCTCCCACTGGCGGATACGGTGAGCAGCAAGGGCAGCCTTGATGGTGCGGCGGAGATAATTAATACGCCGCTTCAGCAGAGGCTGGCGTGTTTCACGCCAAACTCTGTTGAGGCGGTTGCGTTCCCGGATAAGGTCCTGGACGTCTGCAGGAAGAGCGGGAGCAGCCACCGAGGAAACCCGCGGAGGCGGAGTGGAGTCAGCGACAGCTGTGGTGAGAGCCGCAGTCAGGGTGTGGAGAGCAGCATTGACATCCGTGTCCAGTGGTGGCGGCTCGTCCGGGAGGCGTTCCAGAACAAGCCGCTGGAAGCGCGGCCAGTCGGTCTTCCGGGTATCAAGCTTAGCTGCCGGAGGAAGTGGAGTGACATGCAGTCGAAAGAGCACCGGCAAGTGGTCGGAGCTCAAGACGTGGAGAACGTCAGGGGTGACAAACCAGTTGACACCTTTGACGAGACAAATGTCCAAGACGTCGGGGGCATTGCCGTTCAGAGGATAGTGCGTTGGCTCATCAGGTCCATAGACAGAAGCTCGCGCCCGCTCAGCAGCATGATAGAGCCGCCGCCCACTGATGTTGAGTGTCCGAGAATTCCAGAGCTGGTGCTTGGCATTCAGGTCTCCAGCGAGGAAGAGCTTCACCCCAGCACGAAGGAGAGTGTCTGCGTCGTGGACGGTGAGGTGGCCTCGTGGCGGCCGGTACACGGAGAGAAAGATGACCGTTCCGAGGGACGTCTCCACGGCAACGGCCGTGGCTTCACAGGAGTCCAGCCGCGGCAGAGGGACACGATAGTGCCGGAGTGTCCGCTTGACATAGATGGCCGTCCCACCGCCAGCCGTCAGCCTGTCGTCGCGGTAGCAGACGTAATTCGGGGCGTTCGCTCGAAGGCCAGGTTTGAGGTGCGTCTCGGTGAGGAGACACACATCCACGCTGTAATCCTGGAGGAACTGCCGGAATTCGAGAAGCGCAGGGAAGAGGCCATTCGCGTTCCACGTGACAGCCGTGAAATTCGGGCGGCGCCTAAGGTTGTGAGCCATGGCCAGTGGATGCGAACGCCGTGGCGGTGGGGAAACTTCGGAGGGCTGCATGGACTGCAGCAGTGATGGCGGTCGGCAGCTGGGCCAGAGCGGCGGAGACAGCCACGAGGGTGGCCTGGACTTCTTTCAAGACCGCAATGAAATCAGCAGCCGCAGCAGGTGGAGCAGGCCCGTCTTCAGAGCGTCGCGGAGGCTGGACAGCAGGGGCAGGAGGAGGCGTCGTCCGGCCCTGGAGGACGTCAGCGTAGCCAAGGTCCGCCCGAGCAGCAAGAAGGCGCCGCTGGGCGGGTTGTCGCGGAGGAGTAGCAGGTGGAGCAGGTGGGGGCGCAGCGCGGCGCCGCAGCTGGTGGCCGTCGGAGCGGGACGGCGGTCGCAAGGGAGGTAGTCCACGCTGGCGGCGGCTGGCTGCTTTGTGAACAGCGCAACCGCGGTAGCTAGCAGGATGAGCCCGCTTGCACAGGGCGCAGGTGGCCGGTTCGTCCCGGGTCCGGGTACACTGCTGGCTGAGGTGACCCTCGCCACATTTGACACAGCGGGGCCTCATGCGACACAGGCGGGAAGTGTGGCCCGGCTCCTGACAATTATAGCATTGCACGAGGCCCTTCCGTGCGCGTAACTTCTCGACAGTCACCGAGAGGTCATAAAACCGGGTGACCTGGTAGATTTGCCTGTTATCTGGCGTATCAGGCAACACGATCTCCATCAAAGGGATCGGCCGCTGAGTACCGGGCATCTTCATCCGCGTGGCGGCAGTAGGAGCGAAACCCATACTGATGAGGCCGTCCTTAAAGGCGTCTGCCTTCATCTTCAGCGGTATGCCTCTCATGGCAACCTTGAGAACTTTGGGCCGCACGGTAGGGAAGGTGTAGTTGGGGATACCACGTGCACCAACCATGTCCATGACAGCCACGTAATCTTCAGTGGTGGCGACTGTCAGCTTCAGACGGTCTTCGCCGCAGTGTTTGGCAGTGAAGGCATTCTTCAGGTTGGCCTGGAGCCAGTCCCGAAGCGTCATATAGTCGTCAGGGTACTCGATAACAATCGGCGGCAGCTTAGGGCCGGAGCGATGTGTAGCATCGTCGGCGGCCGCCGGTGGAGGCTCGTCGGCATCGTCAGAGTCGGCGCCATCCTGTAGGGCGTCGTACGGGTTGGCAGTAGGCACAGGGGCAACGGGTGCGCGCTGTCGTGGAGCCGCCCTCTTCTTAGGCGGCGGTTTCTTGAATCCAGCGTCACTCGTACCAGAAGTGAGTTGGTCGTCACTGGCTGACGTGACAGCCGATCGCTTACGCTGAAGCACCCTCTGCGGTGCGCCGGCAGCGCAGTCGTCACGGGGAGGGTCCGTAGAGTATTCCATCTCATCGTCCTGGTCTCGCGTAGTCGTCATATGCTCGTGGTCCGCCTGGGGTTGCCGGGTCGTCATAGGTGGAGCGTCCAACGGGGCCGTCGGCGGCGCAGACGCCGCCGGACGGCGATCAGACAGCTCCggcgcggcggcggcagctgccGCGGCCGCGCGCGCTTCACATACATCCTGCTCGCTCGCCATCACGAACTCGAATGTCGCGTGTGTGCCCGTGGCCGCGTggccgcgtggtggggggagggcgggccagagtctatataggggggcggcgcgcgctcacggcgcaccgtagccgactcgctagcgccgggtgaggagctgccgcttgtgctttttttgttgcttgaggaggaggaagaatgacaggccgcggcaagggaggaaaggggctgggcaagggtggcgccaagcggcaccgcaaggtgttgcgcgacaacatccagggcatcacgaagcccgccatccgccgcctggctcgcaggggcggcgtgaagcgcatctctggtctgatctacgaggagacccgcggagtgctgaaggtgttcctggagaacgtgatccgcgacgcggtgacgtacactgagcacgccaagcgcaagactgtgacggccatggacgtggtgtacgccctgaagaggcaggggcgcaccctgtacggtttcggcggttaggcaggcagccggtgtgctgtgctgtggccttcccgcggccgtgccgttgcccgtgcttggtgggagagacgaaaaacggcccttttcagggccaccacactgttcggaaattgaaaagtgcgaaagggtctgtgttgcctgcctgcctctgtgtgtgtgtgtttgttgttgttgttgttgttgttgtgcgcctctgttgctttgcgtgcgtgcgttccgtttggagtttcgacgtgacgtgtgtgatgatggatgcgggagggcgcggctgagtccggtgtgtgcgtggtttgtttgtggcgcgggccggatcatcgatcggatcagctgtttggtttggtttggtttgtcctgtgcctgtgtgtttggagagcgcgcgcggcggcccgcgtgtcgtccgtcgtcgggccgttacgcgctcttttaattatgaacatattaacaatgatcacatcacattattggtgtattgatgtcgttgtcgttgtttggaacgcgactgtgcgtgcgtggaggggtgcagaaaaaatgtgtgtgtgttcggccacacgggctgtggacaagatggcggacgtgcgccggcgctgtggacgttgttgtaaagtgcggcgaggacgacggaaactttgctttggacgtaggtttgtgtggtggccctgaaaagggccgattgttgtgaggcgagccggcaaggcaaaggcgcgtttgcgtttgcgtgcagggagcacgcaagcgcagcgccgcggtccctgtttaggccttcttctcggtcttctttggcagcaggacggcctggatgttgggcaggacaccaccctgtgcgatggtgacgcccgacaagagcttgttgagctcctcgtcgttgcggatggcgagctgcaggtggcgcgggatgatgcgcgtcttcttgttgtcgcgggccgcgtttccggccagctcgagcacctcagccgcgaggtactccatgacggcggcgaggtagacgggcgccccggcgccgacgcgctcggcgtagtttcccttgcgcaggaggcggtggattctgccgaccgggaactggagcccagccctgcttgagcgggactttgacttgcccttgactttgcctccctttccgcgtccggacatggcgtttggctagtggcgtaagcgctaaacacgtaaccgtaacggtgcgagccgcagcgagtcgagcagcggagtgcgtgcgtgtgccggcggcggcggggtgggggtccctttatgggctcgggtgcggcggccggttgcgcgcgcgccccattggtcggcggccgcaacagggcgagctggtaaaggtgcggtgttgcggtagcggcgggtgccactgtgtggggagacgctgactagagcggagcgcttgctgcctgttgttgtacgttcgagatgccgcccaagactagcgggaaggccgccaagaaggccggcaaggcgcagaagaacatttcgaagggcgacaagaagaagaagcgcaagaggaaggagagctatgccatctacatctacaaggtgctgaagcaggtgcaccccgacacgggcatctcgtcgaaggcgatgagcatcatgaacagcttcgtgaacgacattttcgagcgcattgcggccgaggcgtctcgcctggcgcactacaacaagcgctcgaccatcacgtcccgcgagatccagacggctgtgcggctcttgctgcctggcgagctggccaagcacgccgtgagcgagggcacgaaggcggtgaccaagtacacgagctccaagtaaggaggaggttgttacttcggctcttggaaggaaggaaggaaggaaggaaggaaggaaggaaggaaggaagctccctccgttgcgagagcggcaaaacggcccttttcagggccaccaaattgcctttgcgggaagagcggaattgtttgtgtgtgtgtgagtgagtgagtgagtgagtgagtgagtgagaggggcggcatagctacccggtttggttggttgcgaggcagctggtggtgctgctgtgccgtggtggtgtggtctcgaatgtggttgtggttgtggttactggggtacggccgcgagggtttggttgccgccggtgtgacgtggaatgcgtgcacgagtcttggcgtggttgtttgtcgacacacagatagatcgataggaggtgttggtgctgtctgtggcgctgattcatgtctttgtctccgtctgcccggttagtcacgtgactgcaattgaaagtcctcgcgattgattgattgttggatgtcaccgttacggccgtctgttgtcacatcatacatgatggcgagggtgaaatgttgtgttgccgtcgactattccctttgctgtacggcgcgttggtgtgtgtgtgttggtgacgttttaaatggacgtgtcgtactatcatccattacgaagtcgccaagaaatgtacgggcgggtggggtaggcgacacgcacggtggtgtacctatttggcccttgatttgatgatagccgtttctgcagtttgactgatgattgattggactgttgtgcgcacgcacgtcattcacggtgcacgtgtgttcggttgagtacagtaagcgtgaggctagacgacgacggtcgttgtttgttgttatgggcgtacacgcgtttcgttggtctgtgtcccccggtgtgaaatggcaggtgtgtcggtgatgtgatccgatccggcggctctgagtaactgtcaatatcggcgcggtacaccggcgtcatggcaacgtgtcggtgttcacaccagtcgcactgtggcaccgtcggcgccgcgaacggtgacgaaaggctgacctttgatcggtcgagtgtcgtgtctgggcagaacgtgtggaatgagcaaaactgttggggacggaaacaatggtggaggaggggaacggaaagtaataaaacaaacaaaatggagaagcaatcaccggaaaacgaagcagggaaaaacggagaggcgctgtctatagcaacggaacgttcccgtgcattgcagccgcactgaaaggcgtttacggcgcggctgcaggtgtcggccgtggtgacggctgaattgcattgccttcccggatgaaacgttcgccgacatggctcggaggaggaatctatgagaatgcgttgcccttgcctgccgtttcgtgtgccctcctgttgtgtacgctgttgttgtccggtgtagcgaagggtgtgtatgtaggggtgtgtgtgtgtttagtggggaattggaaggtcgatagctgccgtcacggtcaagataacgcagtcaaaggtgtcgcgaaaaagtgtgttagccgtggttggttggttcgtgtgttttaaagagaatggacgagagagagaaagtaggtggagagtgcgttgcgtgttgcctaactgcgtccgcgaatatggcagtagttggtggtgggcgtgcccttgcatgtggcccggaaggcgtgtccgtttcgcggtagtggcaccgctgctggcatattcgggagatgggaggggcgcgaaaggagaaaggagacgcggaggcttttaaagacggggagggcgcgtgtgggtggctcgcgctgcgctcggcggttgtgtttgtgcaacaaatgtgttgccgggaggggaccgttgttgtggtgcggttgtagcctcagacgcggccggcagtgaacgtgagacgacggatgcgggccggggcggcgcatgtcgccggtgccatgccttttaagagccgcgtggtcgggggtgtgcgcaccgtgtgtcgtgttgcgagacagcatcatttgtgctgcgtggcgtggcgtggcgtgggggcgaggagagcgagccgcgcggtgtgcttgtgcgccggagaatggcacactgcgcctgcccgttgaggaggccgatggccgtggtgtggtggaaatggagcgcgtcggacgtgcaccaatgagaaagagaaacaaagcggcgacaacgaacgaaagggggagggaggccattgtgtcacatgcggcggtgggaggaaaaaaaaaaaaacaaacaaacaaacaaacaagaaacgaagacgtaagaaagaggagaaacaacaaagagaatgagtcgtgcgttcgcgagggggggtgcgcgtgtaactccggtacgcgcagtgccggagcccaacggctgtgtcgtcgacgccagtgcttgtcggccgaatgggtgcgggaatagaggcagcgtcggcacggagaagcaagcaagaaggaaggacgcacgcgcgctgcggcgtttggcgcggtttgcggctggcgcctttggtggcaacggccgggacaagcagcggtgtatggtggtgtgcggggcggacaggggcggcggcggtggtggactgggaggaggcgaggcggcgccgacggtggcgtgtggtacggcgaaaacgggacggacggacggcggatgttggagaggcgccgcgcacgcagacacatggaaggaaggaaggaacgaacgcaagggaacaaatggagggggcgaatgtggagatgcgggcaggcggtggtgtttgtgggcatgtggtggggagaagggcgggggcgggaggacagaggcgaggcgactgcgtgcttgctcgctcgctcgcgtgtcttttgtttttgtgtttgtttttccatcgtttggtcgccttggagcctgtcggtcccgtccgtgtgtggccacgcttcgggtgcgtgtatgtttgtacgtttcgtttgttcgtcttctgcagcagaggcggtgcgcggcagtgggaacgcctgcctggcggctgggacggccagcaaatgcggttggatgggcggccacagcaccgcacctgtgcccaaggaggcgacgctggcggcggggccccctcggatgcggccggctgggggctgtgtgcgctgccgctgccgctgccgccgccgccgccgccgccgccgccgccgccgccgccgccgccgccgccgccgccgccgccggtgctggtgctggtgctggtgcagcagcaacaacgacgaacaacgagtaagcaagaagaggacgaagcggatggctggtgggtgagtgcatttatttaggcggtcgacaaggcagtgcgtgatgtggcgttgtgacgggggtttgctcacgtggcctcgtttgtgttgatgcgcaggaagatgagatgcgggcagacgcagacgcgtacagagagacgagcccggtctgcagcaggatgtgtggcgcggcgcgccgagtgcagagcagcgcgcgccgcctgggccgggctgggcccgcccggcggcgggccgcgctgttgtcgcggacgtgagcgccccctggcgggtggtcggaggcggcgcggtggacgtgtgtccggttggccagtgcacattgcgagtggctggctggcggtcggcggcgagacgggagaggaggtatgtgtcgcgggcgcctttgctgcgctgcgtcgttgcgtgcctgggcgtgcgcctgtcgactgtgtgtgactgtgttgggcgttgtgccacgtacgtgtgtgctcggccgaaggcgtcggaagaaaaagagagagagagacgggcgggaaagtgggtcggtgtgcgtgcgtcgcccgtgatgcgatgatgtcgcgtcatgtcatgtcatgtctttgcgaaacggctgccgagaggtgtgtggtggcgagcgggaatgtgcgtttggtggttgccggccggccggcagttgttggtggttcctcctgtgtggttgtttgtgctgctttgatggcaacgtggaaggacgccggtttttccgtgccttgcgtgtggttgtgtcgacggtgactggttgggggtgtgcgccgatgcacgtgccatgttgttatgtttgggtcgtgagtgtgtttttggctgtgttgttgtgtacgggaagggggagagaggaggaggcggcggcggcggcggcggcggcgggggtgatagtgcgtgcagtagtgccgttgcgacgggcgtcgggtggagccgtgcgtagtggcggaaaggtgtaggttgcgggaagcgagcccgtcgcgtgtcgtcgtcgacgacggggtcgcgtgcgctgtgaatcgagagtggcgggaaaggggcagcgtgccgctgtgtcgtggtcgttagcagaggcctgtgtgcctgtccgtttgttttctgtcggacgcttggtgcgaggtgtttgttttgttttgttgccgccgccgcggttgtttttgtttgtcggctgtgctgtgtcggtgggtcggcgagctgttttgcggtgcgtgaatgtgttggtgcaaaagtggcggcggcgtcatggctgcgaccgcgacgagccgcgggcgcgccattgatgatgttgaacacagagcggctgtgtgcaatgggaggccttgtgtacgggtagcggtgttgtcgtacgtgcatccggcccggtgcggaaagcgccgttgcggttgcgggttgcctctggtcgcgacgtgtggtgctcggctttgtgggtttttttggtgcccctttggccggtgggtggtgtttgttgttttgtgtgtgtgtgtgtgtgtgtgtgtgtggtcggtctctttggcgctcggtatatatctgcctcctgctcggtcttgttgtcgacgtcgtctgtagttttttgcggcttgccgacgaccgaccgaccgaactactacctacctgtgacagctacgtgtggcgcccgaaggtgaacgtaacgtgacctcggcgcccttagcctaacctaagatgtccggccgtaaggtaggtgcggccacctgacgcctcacgtccgaacgcttaacctaactttgacgcctaacctaactttaacccttaacctaacccacgtccacctaacgtaacctaacctaacccaagcgacgccaaccctaacctaaggtgttgtacactgcgaatgtcgaaggcatgttatagtcttagg is a window encoding:
- the LOC126232484 gene encoding uncharacterized protein LOC126232484; translated protein: MHVRQHRYPYTRPPIAHSRSVFNIINGAPAARRGRSHDAAATFAPTHSRTAKQLADPPTQHSRQTKTTAAAATKQNKHLAPSVRQKTNGQAHRPLLTTTTQRHAAPFPPLSIHSARDPVVDDDTRRARFPQPTPFRHYARLHPTPVATALLHALSPPPPPPPPPPPPLSPFPYTTTQPKTHSRPKHNNMARASAHTPNQSPSTQPHARHGKTGVLPRCHQSSTNNHTGGTTNNCRPAGNHQTHIPARHHTPLGSRFAKT